The sequence taccTTTACTAATCAGAATTCATACCAAAAAGTCCTTAAAAACTTATAGGTTACAGACCTAAATGGACAAGACGAAGACAATAAGTACCCAGAATTCCTGGAAggaaacattattattaaataattgcttttatttttttttaaatcaagttgaCTTTCTAGTACAAGGTACCTGACTAGAGAAACCGCTATAATACCATACCCAACTTTAACAAAGATCCACAGAGGGCAGTTTTGCTAATCTGGATAATTTCGGAGTCAGCTAACCGCCCTGGTCAGTTTCCCACATCCCTCTTACTTTCAGGGTGCTCTGCGAAGATCAGCAAGTGGGCACTTGTCCTCTGGCATCTCCTGTGGAGATGGCCCAGGGCCCCTGCGCAATGTAGCCCATTATCACAATGACTCAGGCACTTGACAGGTCCAATGGCAGCCTGCGAAATGGGAATAGCCCAATTTCAACAGTTAACTGTGTTATCTCTCAACTCCAGCACCATGAAAGTATTCACTCAAGCCAGGAAGCACTTCGCAGGGATAAAACCGCCCAGTACAGTCGAGATACTTGTAACAATTCTTTGTGTAAATGTGCATTTAACATGTGTCTTATACAAATCATTGTTTTTAATTGCAttgtattacatattatattaataacaatTATTTGTATAAGTCTGTATTTAATAAGTCTTCCATCCCAGACTAAAAGCTCTCTGTTCTAGTGGGAAGGGGTAGAGAGGTACTTACACCCAGCATGTAACACATATTGCTTCATAAACAATTGCTGATTAAACGAACAAATGCACAGCTGCAGCACTTCTTCTAAAGTGTGGGCTGTCTTCCTTGGCTTTGAAGCTCTCAACTATCCGACAGCTCCTAAGTGCTTTACAGCTTTTGCAGTTCTTTCCTATATTCTGGTTTGACCATCAAAGCAATCCTACAATTGTGCCATGATTaagctggggctcagagagggctCGCCTGAAGTCACCTCGTAGTTCATGAGTGACGGAGCCAACACAAGAACCCGGGTTTCTGACTCCCCTAGTCCAGTGCACTTCCTACTGTGGTATTCTTCTCTCTGTATCTAGAAACCTTGAAAGCAGCTTCTGAAAACCTCAAGTTTAATTTccatattacatttttttaaatcattgtgaAATGTCAGAACCAAAGAAATTGAGAAGTATTTGGAAAACATAACTATAAGGAAAATACCACTAAATGCTGTAGACCCGAAAtggaaaaacttcaaaatattgtGTCCCCATTAGCTCTAAAAGAAACGAATGCAGAAAGCAAGCAAAACAGAGCTCCAGCTCCTTTCCCAGGTATCCACTGACGCAGAGCCAGGCTACCACAGCCTGCTTCTCCAGAAATCCAAAAGTTCCCAGGCAGTAAGCTCCATCTCCCCGGGATCCTCTCACATCTGAGACACCTATGACTCCCTTGGAAACAGCACTCATGTATGACAGCCAACAAGGATGGGCTGGGCTTTCCATTCTATGTTTTTCCTAAGGAAAGGAAGGAGTGtttgaaaaacaacagaaagatcACTATTTATGGTccagaatataattttatatatttgaaaggcTTTTTCTACAGTCAATTCATTCCACAACTACTTTTACGTATCTGCTATGTCCCAGATTCATTTGAAACTCCATCAGGGCTTTGTCTTGTGGTATCCTTGGTGTTAAATGCTATTTTAGACATTAGTAATACAAAAGTGAATAAGCCTACCCATAAGGCAGCTACCAAAACAAACACAAGTTACTAAACATAAAGTAATATAACAACTACATAAATGCATGCATGGAAGTGTTATGATAGTAAAGAAACATAAATAGAGTTAGGCAAGTTGAAAAAGGCTTCATGAAGAGTTGAGCCTTGAAAGAATCATGGGATTCAGTAAGGCGGAAGGAAACAATGTGTGCAAAAATACAGAGGCCTTAACAATGCACTAGTGTGGCAGCAAAGCTGGGCTTCATCAAAACAAGAGGTTTCCTAATGAGGAATGACAGGAGACAAGGCTGGAAAAGGAATTTGGAGCCACAGACTACAAAGGTCCTTACACATAATGATAAAGAAATtgggctttaaaaaaagaaattggactTTATCAGGTAGGGGCTTCAAGGTATCAtccaactttttttgtttgttttttgttttgagacagagtcccactctgtctgtggtccaggctggggtgcaatggcacagtctcggctcattgcaacctccacctcccaggttcaagtgattctcctgcctcagtcttccgagtagctgcgactacaggtgcacgccgccacacccggctaattttttgtattttagtagagataaggtttcactgtgttgcccacgctggtctagaactcctgagctcaggcaatccacccgcctcggcctcccaaagtggtaggattacaggcatcagccaccgcgcccggcctcatccaATTTTTAAAGCAGGGTCATTATACAGTCAAATTTACACTTTAGGGCAGTGACTCGGGAGAGAGGATAGAAGGTGGAGAGACATGGAGATTGTCAGGAAAACAAGTCAGAAAGCCACCATACCAACCTATGTGAGGGTTGGCAAAGGCCTGAGAGTAGCAGACCCTGCAGGTGAAAAAGAACATGGCTTTGTTTGACAAGacagaaagataaaagataaagagCAACAAGGATAACTGGCATTTCTAGTAGAATATTCAAAGAGATGTTAATGTCATTAACCATGttaaggaataaaagagaaacagtGTTTGTGTTTTAATCACTTTTTCCCCCGGAGTGAGAGGGAGGCTGAAAgttccagttttaaaaataatttctggctTTAAGTTATCTGTGGAATACCATGTTTATGCTCCAGGAGGTCCTCTGAAATCTGAGACTGGTCTTCAAAAGGCATGTGAATGACAGTTACAGATATAAGATTTGAGATGCTTTCTAAAAGTAGGTAATTTCACAGCCAGAAAGGCAAAGATGGAATCCAAATTCagtttccaaataaaatcagCCTAGGAGGGATAGAGGAATGAGATAAGCAGCAAAAAGATGATGTCaacaaacccaaaattagaaTTCTAAATCTAATACCAATAGTGGTGTCTACACACACTCAAAAATCACGAAACCTGTCAAATCATCAGTGTACCAATGGGCATGCTGAAAAGCATACCCATGAAAaacaggaggaaaaggaaagacagCCAAGAAGCAAGTCGGTGCCAGTGACGACTACATGTGACGTGACAGTAAAGGCCAGACCACAACCTCCAAAAGTCTGCACAAAAGAAATGAGCAGCCCAACCGGAAAACAGCAAGACCCAGGAAAGAGATCCATCCATTAGCTTTATTGTTCAGATCCCGCCCCTCTAGACCAAGCTTTTGCCTCAGAAAATCACAGGTACTGCGGGACAGATTCACATGCATTATCATTTAGTTATCCACAGGGGGATACAGAGCAAAGTAAGTTCATAGAGAAGACACAAGAGGCAGAATTGAAATGTGCAACACCAACGAAGTAACCAATTATCCTGGGTTCAAATATTCcaacctggccaggcacggtggctcacgcctgtaatcccagcatttgggaggccgagctgggtaaattacttgaggccaggagtttaaagaccagcctggccaacgtggtgaaaccccgtctctactaaaaatacaaaaaaatcggCCGAGCATagcagcacacgcctgtaatcccagctacttgggaggctgaggcaggagaatcgcttgaacccgggaggtggaggtggcagtaagccgagatcgtgccactgcactccaccctgagcaatagagcgagactctgtctcaaaatatatatatatattccaaccTATTGTGAAGCCATGTGTCccaattatgtttaaaaaacaggGAAACTAGAGACATAACGCAAGAGAAGATAGAGTCACCTGAAACTGGGAGCGGGGCGGGGGTAAAAGCAAAAAGCATGAAGCTACCAGATGCCTCAACTTCCAATTTGCACTAACTTCAATGGCAGCAGAACACTGCTTGGCACGCCCTACACTTTTGTGCATTTCAAACAACTTTTatgccttcctttttttctttttctggagtgACAAGGCCCGACAGAACAATAAACTGAGCAAAGCTGGTACTTGGACTAGTTCTGTCTCCAGCGGCTATCCACATCACTGTTACCTTAACCAAACTCAATCTGCTCATGAGTAAAACGGACTTATCTTCATGGGCCCACTCCAGAGGTCTTTTCATTTATCTCCGCTCCTTTTACCACAGGGGCAGACGCTGGCGGACACTCAACACATGCTACCATCCTGCCTTCCAGAAGACTTTATTACCTATAATTCTGTAAGAAAGTCACTGACTTCGTTAGGCTTCCACTTCCCCACCTGTAAAACCCTACTGATGCCTCACAGCGTTGTCTTCGGACCACAGAgtgcaataaaaaatgtaaacgGTACTCGTTTTTAGGCCTGGCAAATAAGAGCTTCTCCCATTCTACTCCCTAAAGGAATCGAAAACacggagaggttaagtgactggcACCTAATCACATCGGATAAGGAACCCAACACCTACTGATCTCTTCCATCACCCACAGCCTGCCCAGCTCCCGCCGTGCCCTCCACCAGCGCCAGGCCTCCCACATCGCCTTAGGCTTCCCACGCTCAGATGAGGGGCAGAAAGGCTACCGATGACACAGGGGCAGAGGGCAGCgaaaaatgacttgcccaaggtcaaaacGGCAGAGTAGACGGGAAAGCCTGGCCTGCTAGGAGCCGAGGCCACGTCCCCGCGCTTGCCCCTCCAGCCCCGAGGACCCACACGCTGAGCCTTCCTGGCCTCGGGGGACAGCGCGGGGGCCGCTCCCGACTGAGTTCAGTGAGCGCCCTGGCCTCCCCCGCGCACCCCCGCCGCGCCCTCCACCTGCCCACGGCCCGGACGGCCAGCCCCCACGCCCGCGCTTGCCGGAGCCCAGCCTCGCGCCCCCGGGGCCCCCGCTGCCCCACCCCGGGCCCGGACCCCCAGCGCAGGACCCCTAAGGTTAAGTTTTCCACACGGCGGAGCCCCTCCCACACTCCCTGTCACGTCTGCGGCCTCACGCACTGTGGCGCTCCGGACCCGGAccccgctgccgccgccgccgggcCCGCGCCGCCGGCCGCCCAGCCCAGCGTCCCCGGGCAGCGAGCTCCTCCTCTGGCCGGGACCTGGAGCCCGAGACGCCAGCCGACTTCCTCCGCGAGCTCCGCCCCGCCGCAGCCCCGGGAAGCGCCCGCCGCCGGAGCCGGACAGACGGCCCCCGCGACCAATCGGGACGCGAGACCGGAGGGGGCGTGCTGACGGACGGCCAGTAACGCCAATCGAAATGCGCAATCGGTGGGGGCGCGGCCACAGCCACCGGGCCACGCCCCATCTGCGCTTCCGCTCGGGCCGGGGCGGAGCGGGGAAACTTTCCCAGAGTTCCTTCGAGCTCCCCGAGTCCCAGCGGAGCGGCGGCGGTCGAGGGGCGGGGACGGGGGCGGAGCCCAGGAACGCCGGCCCCCAGCGGCTGGAGGCTGGGGCGGCCCTGAGGACGCGTGCGGGGCAGGTCACGCTTGGGCCTGGCTGCCTCTGGAGCCACCCTTCCCGGCGCTGGACGAGGCTGTGCGCGCCCTCCTGGACCCTCCACTTTGGGGCTTTGCGGTGTGGCGGCGCGTCCCACTCCCTCACGTGTTCAGTTCCGAATCACGTACGGGCCGCGGCAGCTCCAGGACGGCGGACGCCAGCGCTCTCGGATCCCCAGGCCCCTCCGTGCTCATCCCGGACCGCCCCGTCCCTGAGGAAAAACCGCCCCGTGCCCGGGACCGCGGCTTCTCCCACGCGGGGCAGGCCGGGGTTGTGAGGGGGCAGCCCGCCTGCGGACTAGGCCGGGGGGTGTGAGGAGGCGTCTCTGCCGGGGACAAGGCCGGGGGCGTGAGGGGCCGTTCTGCCGGGTTCGGGGCGCGCGGGGCAGGTTGCGTGAAGAGGCTCAAAGTCCCACTCGCCCTCGGCTTCTCTCTGCCCGGCCGTCGGTGTCCCGCCCGCTGCCGCCCCGCACAGCCTGGCCCGACCCGCGACGATGGCCCAGCCCGGGGACCCGCGGCGCCTCTGCAGGCTGGTGCAGGAGGGCCGGCTGCGCGCCCTGAAGGAGGAGCTGCAGGCGGCCGGGGGCTGCCTGGGGCCTGCCGGGGATACCCTCCTGCACTGCGCCGCGCGCTACGGGCATCGGGACGTGCTGGCCTATCTGGCCGAGGCCTGGGGCATGGACATCGAGGCCACCAACCGAGACTATAAGCGGCCTCTGCACGAGGCGGCCTCCATGGGCCACCGAGACTGCGTGCGCTACCTGCTGGGCCGGGGGGCAGCGGTCGACTGCCTGAAGAAGGCCGACTGGTAGGTGTGGAGCGGAGAGACACCCCGCCTCCCCTCTACCCGCAGAGTCGTAGCGAGTTCCCTGTGCTTCTCCGTCCCCTTGGACACCATAGCTGTTCTCAGCTCCTAGTTCTCACCCCAGGCCTGCTCAGCGGCAGGGACCTCCTGCCCAACTTTCCCTTAAAACGCAGATGACCTGCAGAGTCCCTCGTTCCTGTCCTTGTGGGTTAACTGGTCGGGGCAGTCACCTCCCTTTCTAGAGCACAGAATAGTGTAGAATATAACCAAAGAGAATATTACCAAACAATGAAGTGTGTGCACTATACAGATAGCTTCCGGATGCGATGTTCTGGGGACATTTAGCTAAGTTACTTCTGCACCAATGCATTGTTTCAATTGACATTGCTCCAATCAATATCCAGAATTCCCGAGTTATACACGCGCTTGTGTGTGTAGAGCACAGTGCAGTTGTATCACATACGTGCAGCCTTGCATAACCACCACAGTCAGGGATACTCTGCTCCACCATCACACAAGCCCATTGCATTTCGTTTGTTAGACTGACACTGATTTTAGTACTCACTAGGTCAGGTTCGTTAGAGGGTGTGAACCTCTTTAGGAACACAGGGAAGTACATCTTCCCCACTGGGGCAGGGGAATAGACCTCGTTATGTGTTGAGGGTTGTCTGTGGGTTTTCTTAGCTCTGCCCCAATTCACTGCTATCCTGTGAACTAGCTTATAAGCAGATTTGTCTCCCAGGCACCCTCTCCTCTAGGTACACATTCATTACAATCATTTTCCCCTTATTATTTGTCCCAGGGTCCTCACAGAAGGCACAGAGGTTGCCGGTCAAAGCTGTTTTCCTGCCTGCCAGACCCCTGAATCCTCTAGGTTTTCCATCTGTGCCAAGGATGTGTGTGCTTTGAAGACCTGGCCCCTGGCTTCTAATGTCTCAGCTGCCTCCATCTGACAGCTTCTCCTGGTTGGCCTTAGGACTCCTCTGATGATGGCCTGCACAAGGAAGAACCTGGGGGTGATCCAGGAGCTGGTGGAACATGGCGCCAATCCACTCCTGAAGAACAAAGATGGCTGGAACAGTTTCCACATTGCCAGTCGAGAAGGCGACCCTCTGATCCTCCAGTACCTGCTCACTGTTTGCCCAGATGCCTGGAAGACAGAGAGCAAAATTAGAAGGACCCCTCTGCACACTGCAGGTACAGCCTACAGCTCTGCAGGGGAGCAGTGCACACATGTGGCTGCTTCACCCAGCACTGCCCAGCCTAATCTTGTTCAGGGCACCTTCAGGGGAAAGCAGGATTTTGGAAAACAGAAGGCAGAGAATAAGAACATCTgggcgggggagggggtgggggcgggggcgtgggtgcagtggctcatgcctgtaatcccagcactttgggaggccagaggcccgtggatcacctgaggtcaggagttcaagaccagcctggccaacatggtgaaaccccgtctctactaaaaatacaaaaaattagctgggcatggtggcggctgcctgtgatcccagctgctggggagctccagagtctgaggcaggagaatggcttgaacccaggaggcagaggttgtactgagccaagattgcactacatTACACtaccgcctgggcaacaagagcaaaactccgtctcaaaaaaaaaaaaaaaaaaaagcatctaggGCCTTTTGGCATATAATCAATTTCTAAAGTTAACATAACTTGGCTAGCATGCTgctgtattagtttatttttcgTGTGTATCTGTGTTATCCTCCCGAGATTATTTGCCCATGAGCTGGTTCTGTAGTACATAAtctttgaccttgggcaaggaaATTAGTCTCTCTTTTGAGCAAGTTTCCTCATCAACCAAATAATAATGTCAGTGATGGTATGTCTCAACGTTATTGCAGAGTTTAAAGAGCATGATGTATGTAAATCCTTTAGGCAATACTTGGCTATAGCACAAAGTAACTGGTTAGTGCtattttctttatcatgtttACATCGTTACTCTTAAAGGCAGGAGGGAAATATATGTCCTCATAACCTTACTAACACCTACCATAGTGctgtacatttaaataaatatagatactCATAATTAAATACCTTAGCCCAATAACATCTAATGTAAATTTGGgttacagtttttattatttggagTAGTGATTCTTAACTCTGAATTATCTATttgtagattattttaaattagtaaCACGTTTcgatttgttcatttgtttgaagaaagtaaaaggaaaaacaattagtaaaaagtaaaattactgtAATTTTAGAAGTTAGATATTAAGGAGCTCAAGAGTGTAGAtcaagaaattcagaaaataactTGTAGCTTTCTAGGTAGTACATTGATTAGGATGCAGGGCTTTTAGTGTCTCTAAAAATGATCACTTGTGACATTTTATagtgttgcttttttgttttttgctttttttgagacagagtcttgctctgtcacccaggctggaatacagtggcgtgatctcggctcactgcaacctctgcctcgcaggttcaagcgattcacatgcctcagcctcccgagtagctgggattactggtgtgtgccaccatgcccagctaattttcatatttttagtagagatggggtttcaccatgttggccaggctggtctcgaactcctgacctcaagtgatctgcccaccttggcctcccaaagtgctgggattacaggcatgagccacaggtGGCAATTAGAGACCAATGAATCCTTTCTAAAACTTTGCAAGTaagtagaaaacttttttttagctcATGAATTATTTAACCAGTTTCTTCCCTGGAGAAACAATCAGCACTCCATCATTCACCCAAAATAGTAGAAGACAATAGTCATAACCTTTGAGTATAGTTACTTTTAGTAGGGGAATTAAATCCCGGCTATTTTGTTATGGATTACTATTACAATATTTTGCATTTCCTGGGCAAAAATGGACTAGCCTTGGGGATCCGCAGCACAGAAGTGTAACTTTAAGATTCAAAGTTACCCATGAAAGTGCACGTAAAGATAAGATAATCAAGTGTTGGCTGTgtaaatataaagtgaaaaacaTTATTGTTTACCGCTTTATCCAGTTAAATACTTATTTG comes from Nomascus leucogenys isolate Asia chromosome 9, Asia_NLE_v1, whole genome shotgun sequence and encodes:
- the ANKRD16 gene encoding ankyrin repeat domain-containing protein 16 isoform X2, with protein sequence MAQPGDPRRLCRLVQEGRLRALKEELQAAGGCLGPAGDTLLHCAARYGHRDVLAYLAEAWGMDIEATNRDYKRPLHEAASMGHRDCVRYLLGRGAAVDCLKKADWTPLMMACTRKNLGVIQELVEHGANPLLKNKDGWNSFHIASREGDPLILQYLLTVCPDAWKTESKIRRTPLHTAAMHGHLEAVKVLLKRCQYEPDYRDNCGVTALMDAIQCGHIDVARLLLDEHGACLSAEDSLGAQALHRAAVTGQDEAIRFLVSELGVDVDVRATSTHLTALHYAAKPCIWPVQVSTWPVPSFSCSRD